The Maylandia zebra isolate NMK-2024a linkage group LG14, Mzebra_GT3a, whole genome shotgun sequence genome includes the window AGAAAAGGACAGCCCACACAATACCAAggcgatcatggctcaagagttggcagttcgtcttgtaatcggaaggttgccggttcgagccctggctcggacagtctcggtcgttatgtccttgggcaagacacttcacctactgcctactggtgatggctgATGGTGCGATATGACAGCCTCACATCTTAGAATAGAAGTTCCAATTCCCAGGGTCTGATCCCCAGTAGGTGTATCACTGAGTGGGGAAAAAtggttggacacatgaacaggtTGATGGGGCATCTGTTTAAGACTATGCTTCCTCTTTACAGTCACCCAGCCAGCCTGTTTCCCTGGCTGCTTGGGATAGTCTGCTACAGGGGACTGGCTAGCTATGTGGTTTTCAAGGGTGCGAAGCAGAGTCTCCAATTCATTGATCATGGCCTCCAGAGTTAAAAATAGGTTACATTTATTCCAAGCAACATAATTGCTAGAGgctgaggagtaactaaacatctgacacaatgagcaggaaagtgcaggagggacaggtgaagaggCCATGCTGATAGCAAGGTGGCTACGAGCTAAAATAAGCTAGTAAAACcctaaagacaagaaaaaaagaaaaaagaaaccctaaagacagtgagtgaatactttgacTATAAATTAGCAAGTGACTACAAGGAGAGTGTGCTTCGAATAAAGCATGTGAAGATTACTCCATGAAAAAATAAGTTATCTATAAGTGTTTTAACAAAACTGCTAGGCAGATAAGCTTCacaaaaacaccactgtgtgttAGAACAGAAGATGATACTCTACCGCACAAAgagcgaacaccaagtgacagcgccaCGCAAAGTGGATCTTGAGTATATGACTATAGGTCATATGTAGAGCATTTCAGTGTTGTCCTAAGCTTTCCAACCTGAGATCACTATGCCCTTTGGGAAATGATAGATCATCTGAGTTCATCCAATACTGTTGTTATAAGAACTGTGCTCTCATGCATATGTGGCAATACAGTGCAAACATGCAAAGAGGtatccttctttttctctgtgttcTCAGCACGAACACAGTATCTGGATGTGAACTGTTAGGCAGGTTTGATATGCCAAGTTTGTTTAAGGAAGGTGACATAATGATCGGAGGAATCTTCCCGAttttcaacaaagaaataatcagcACTTCTGCATTCGATAAGGAGCCACCTAAAGTGCAGTGTGAAGGGTATGATTTAACACAAGTGGCTTTCGTTTGTCATGCAtggatgtttatttttgtttaaattctTGTCATTGTACTTTATATGTGAAGCAGTAGCTTGGTTACTTTATGACTGTTATCAATCACtataatgtttttaggtttgaCTGGAGAGTTTTTCGATGGACCCAGGCAGTTATATTTACTATTGAAGAAATCAACAATGATCCAGCTCTCCTTCCAAACATATCTCTTGGCTATAGGATCCTTAACTCTTGTGATTCTCCTACAAATGCTTTACGCGCCGCACTAACACTGGCTAGTGGAGCAGAGGAGGTAGATGTGACTTCTCATTGCCCACCAGCTGTAACTGCAGTCATAGCAGAGGCAGGATCAACTCAGTCAATAGCTGTGGCAGGAATTTTTGGAACATTCCATGTGCCAGTAGTAAGAGATACAATTATGTTTTATGATGCTAAGTGATATTTGATGTTTTGGCATTGTATGCTGTTGCACActgtttcagtgttattttctcTTCTACAGGTAAGTCACTTCTCAACGTGTGCTTGTCTGAGTGACAGAACTAAATATCCTACATTTTTTAGAACAATCCCCAGTGACTACTACCTTGCAAAAGCTTTGGCTGCACTAGTCAAACATTTTGGATGGCAGTGGATTGGAGCCATACAGTCAGACAATGATTTTGGACGTAATGGAATTCTTGCTTTTAAGGAGAAGGTTGAAAAGTTTGGGGTTTGTGTTGCTTTTGTTGCATCAGTTCTACGCACGTACACAAGAGATAAATTTCTAGAAGTTGTGGAAATAATAAAACAGTCATCTGTCAAAGTAATTTTGGCTTTTGCTGCTGAGGGTGACTTTTATCCTTTGATGCAAGAGATTGTGAACCAGAACATTACAGGAATTCAGTGGATTTCTTGTGTGGCCTGGATAACAGCACCTCGACCCTCCACACCTGAAATCTACACAGCTTTTGGTGGAACCCTTGGATTTGTAATGCAGAAGAAGGCTATTCCTAAACTAAAACAATTTCTTACAAGTATAAATCCATATACAGATCCACATGCACCTTTTATGAGGGATTTCTGGGAGAATATGGTGGGCTGCACACCTATTTTACCTGGAAATACAGGTACTGAGGCCACATTAAAAAGATGTACAGGCAATGAAACATTCATGAATTCCGACCATGATTTCTTCGATGTCACAGAGCTCAGAGGAACCCATAATGTCTATAAAGCAGTTTATGCTATCGCACGCGCCCTGCATCAGCTGATATTTTGCAAACCCGTTGGAGAAAAACCTGTAACGCTATGCTTGAATCTTTCAGAAATGCAGCACAAGGAGGTGTGAAATAGTGTATCAtgtttaaatttgaaaaaataaaaaaaaccccacaaaaatccagcatttatattattattgtatCTAATACATAATCTCTTCCTTTCTAGGTCAGTAAAAGCTTACAAAGGGTAAATTTCACAAATCACTTTGGTGCCGAGGTGTATTTTGATGAGAATGGTGATCCTCCTGCTAATTATGAAATTATTAACTGGCAGTTGATAAATGGAAAAGTGCATCATGTGACACTTGGTAATTTGACATTTGCTGCAAATGGTGATTACAAGCTCAGCATCGAGGAGGAAAAGATAGTGTGGAGGACAGGGAAAACAgtaattctctcttttttttaatactgtacACTTATAGTATCTCacctttttattcttttgttaaCACATAGTCTGCCATTGATACAATACTTTAAAGTTTCTTTTGTCACAGGTGCCCACATCAGTATGTTCTAATGTTTGCCCAGTTGGAACCAGAAAAGCTCAAATTCAGGGAAAACCTATATGTTGTTTTGACTGTGTACCCTGTGCTGAGGGAACTATTGCCAACTCAACAGGTAGGTAAAGTGTTTATGCATTTCTGTTGCACACAATGTAAAACCACAAATTCAGTGTCtccatatatataatatttgcAATATCAATGTTTTACTGCATCTTTTTTCAACTGAGTTTTTAAATTAcaattttaatatattataatttgcTATTCTCCTAGAATGGCATCTAGATCCATCATTCATGTGTTCTGTTTATCTTCAACAGGTGCAGCAGACTGCACACCTTGTCCAAAGGAATACTGGTCCAATGAGAGAAAAGATAAGTGCATTCCTAGAACTATTGAGTTCCTGAAATATCAGGAGCCCATGGGAATAGCTGTAACATTTGTATCCCTGTTAGGGGCCTCAGTATCTCTTGCCACAATGGTGGTTTTTGTCCACAACAAAGAAACTCCCGTGATGAAAGCCAGTAACTTTGAGCTAAGCTCTCTCTTattattctctctttttctgtgctttctctgtcctctcactTTCCTAGGTAAGCCAACAGTCTGGTCATGCATGCTGCGTCACACCACTTTTGGTGTGACATTTGCCCTTTGCATTTCCTGTGTCTTGGGAAAAACCATTGTTGTTGTCACAGCCTTCAAAGCCACATTTCCTGGTAACAAAGTTGCTGGAAAGTTTGGTCACGCACAACAAAGAATCATTGTTTGCTCCTGCACTTTGATTCAAGTGGTAATATGTGCATTATGGCTGACTTCAAACCCACCTCACCCACACAAGTTGTTCACATCCAGCAACAACATGATTGTTCTTGAATGCAACACAGGCTCTGAgtttgctttttatgcagtgttGGGATACATAGGGATCCTTGCAATCATTTGTTTGATCCTGGCATTTATGGCAAGAAAACTTCCTGATAATTTCAATGAAGCCAAATTGATCACATTCAGCCTGCTGATATTCTGTGCTGTGTGGATTACCTTCATCCCAGCATACATCAGCTCTCCTGGAAAGTTCACTGTAGCTGTAGAAATATTTGCAATTTTGTCTTCAGCTTTTGGCCTATTAAGTAGCATTTTTGCACCCAAGTGTTACATAATATTTCTTAAGCCAGAAAAAAATACCAAGAAACATATTATGGGAAAAACTATAAactaaaagattaaaaaacctTAACAATTTAAagttatgtctttttttttgtttacatgtatATTACTTTAGTAAACATTCTGAGTCAAAAGTCTGCAACACATTAAATAACAGAGTTTGGGTATATacatatttaaatgtaatttgtgACTGATAAAGGATTTATAATTAACATTTCAGTAAATTGAAAGATATGTTCTATGCTGCTGAAAGAAATGTATGACAGTAATTGTATGCAAATTTTGTCCATCTAAAAatagacatgcacacacatgcaacacaatttaagattaaaaaaataaactgttgCCTGCTTATTAGTCTCTGTAACACTATTCTAAACAAAACACAGTAAATCCTTTGAAATAATCATGTGTTCCAttgaaaaaacatgaaatatgaCATGAAATGCAAAAGGAAGAAATAAGCTACATTTACTACTTATCAGGGGAATAATTATATGTCCTATGTCTGTGatccataaatgtaaaaaactgTGTAAAATTAACAAATCAACCACTAAAGATTTCTGCTTTCCTAAAATGAGGAATAATGTGAAGTCTTACATCAGTTACATCTGTAAAAGTAAACATTTATCAAAGCCCTGCTGCAGCTGTTGTGTGATTTCTAGTGGGTCATTGATTTACACCAGTAAAGTAAGAATAACATTTTATGTGCCTGCCTTTCCcaataaatgaacaaaactgGCGTAAACTTTCCCTTCTACCACATGCtcttagttccatttgaaggGTAAAGCAGctcttgaggcaactgctgtttgGCAATATGTTGGCACTACTTGTGTAATGTAGTGGGCCATTTCTGGAAATGATATAGTGCTTCGTACCATCTAGATTTAATACTAAAGTGACCTGTATGGTAAATTCTGAATAATTTCAGGAATGTTGAAAGGAACACATAAATGTTGTgtgaataatttatttatataaatgtcataataactttaaataaaatcatctgacattttcatgttattttattttattattacatgaCTTTCTAGAGAAACAGACAAATGCAGTCTCCCTTTGGCAGAAGAGCAATTAATAAGGTTTAAAAATGCCAAACTCAACCCAGCACATTAATACAAGCACCTAACTTCTTGGCTACATGTATTGGTGACCCCGTCATTCGTTATAGATTGAAGGATTTGCTTGTGAACATGCTTGTGTGGCATATGTTTTATGTTCTCCAGCAACAGTGGCAAGTTGTTTTTATATCTAACCAAACAATATCATTTTGTTTATAAGTACCGtatgccatccatccatccatccatccatccatccatccatcatcatccgctttatccggggccgggtcgcgggggcagcagcctaagcaaagaggcccagacctccctctccccagccacctcctccagcttatccgggggaataccaaggcgttcccaggccagccgagagatataatctctccagcgtgtcctgggtctgccccggggcctcctcccggcgggacatgcctggaacacctcacccaggaggcgcccagggggcatccttgtcagatgcccgaaccacctcagctggctcctttcgatgtggagcagcagctgctctactctgagcccctcccggatggccgaacttctcaccctatctctaagggagaggccattactgcagctgcagctgcagccccaatccgtctgtcgatctccggctccggATCTCAGGAACTCATctccgacccggagtgggcactccacccttttccggctgagaaccatggcctcagatttggaggtgctgatcctcattcctgctgcttcacactcggctgcgaaccgttccagtgcgagctggaggccctcacccgatgaagccaacagaaccacatcatctgcaaaaatcagagatgagattctgaggccaccaaagcgaaagccctccgctacttggctgcgcctagaaatcctgtccataaaattTTTGTACTGGAGTACCATATGCGCCAGTCTAATTTGCTACATTGACGTTCTATGTTGGAAGCTATAGTCTTCGTAATGTAATGGTTACACAGACATTAAGAATGAAATCAGTTTCTAAATAATTTGCTGGTTCTTCGCCCACTGCCTTTTAGACATGAGTttttcctgagaattctcattAGGACTGTTGAGAGAGATTTTCAGGCTTAGGCCCAGCATTCACCACCTTAAATCAAACCAGAAAATGAATTTTTTGACAGAAACTCACTGATATAAGACATCAACTGGGTGGCGAGTATTTTGGTTTTGCAATACTAACAATCTTAGACTAGTTTGAATCTCAGTAACCTCAgatcaagttttctgaaaatattGTTAATGCCAAACTCTAGAAAGAAGTCGTCTAGaattttcaaattgataccatgAGCTCAGAGCCTTCCCATACCCTGGCTGAATCACCTGTGTCTTATCAACCTCATCATCTGAAATCTAAATGGTCTAGCTCATCAATCCAGTCTCTGCCAGATTATCTGCCCTTAAGAGTGGTAACCAGGCTCAGTTCAGTTGCTTCTTGTGCTCCTTGCTTCTGTCTACTAATGTCATCTCTATCTGTTTTCCCAGTGCTCATTCCTCCTttgcaataaagctgcattttgagttcaGTCCCGTCTCTGAGAGTCCTACATTTTGGATCCAATACTGCTGGTTTCAGTTCCATGACAAATGATCACGACCACAAAATGTCAGTGAATGTCAGAAAAGTCTTTCCACACGTATACTTTCACGAGTTCTTAGTGATAATGAAATATTGTTATTTTAGCATTAAATTCATATATTTGTCTTCCATatagtatgtatgtatatgacacaccatttcctctccagcttacgagttatctgctttaggctaggtgtttgagaattataccacggagtcaggtacttctgatttgaggccttatttttcacaggagctacagtatccagagtcgtacgtagtgaggaggtaaaattattaacaagataatctaCCGCTGTTGGagcagcgttcagatagctgctctgctctatgttggtacagggcattgaagatgatgacagtgggtggattatattcttaaatttAGTTACAgaactttcagaaagacatctactttgatgaAGTCTATTCCCCACTGCTGTGTACTCAATGAttgtaaatataaatgttattagaaaatgatcagacaggagagggttttcaagaaacactgttaaatgttcagttacTATGCcacatgttaaaacaagatctagagtgtgattaaagtgggtTCTttaacattttgagagaagccaattgattctaataacagattaaatgccatgttgaggctgtcatttttaacatctacatggatgttaaaatcacccacaataattattttatctgagctgagcactaaatcagataaaaagtacAAGGCTaggcatcaggctttcaaattaattaaaagtctgtcttggtctttggtCTTTCTCTTGCATTTCAAAGCTAAGTAATAACAAACTGGCTATATGCCCTGTGAAATGGTCATTGATCAATGGTGggtgatcagtggtcatgacaatttgcatattaatgatcaaggaactgacctcacagcccatcgCTCATTCGGTGGGCTagttcagtcattgtgcaaaggtactgtttaaagttggggaaacctgcagtcagctgagactgaagaagtcacttggatgagtaaaccagggttttaatagttttgcaattttcattagtttttatttttatttagttttgacttcagattttcaattttttatcagttttaattagtttttaccaattgtttgctagtttagtttaatttttatttttttgaaaatccttagtttcagtttagttttgattagtttcagttatagttttatttgtgtttgcaaaaattaagtgtaacaaaatcccagtttcatcatatcagtcattctcttctgcttatccttgggtatgttgctattccagctaccataccctgcaccctggacaggtcgcctgtctgtcgcagggctaacacgcagagacagacaactcacattcccacctatgggttctttaaataaataaataaataaatacatacataaataaataaataaataaaggcagatgaacaaccattgataccaggcaactataaaatgtatatcttggccccaatgagactattaactcttgcagcaccgggtgttcgtaattttggttcaagtgaattgataaactttttgaaggcaattgactcacacagttatgtagatatccccgtcctgttgtctcgggatgcatcacgctgccttgcctggggttagcttctgttttctggggatgagggttgagtgtgctcccttaccttctcaaggtaagctaggttagccttcttgtgtcagcttttcaagtgcactttaaggtttgtgggattttttttccctttagaaatgtccctcataatttatctctttccactacaagacacttgctttatccaaaacacagtcatattcaaagtaatcccaaattggactctggcgctttctccagacttttcctgacatgattctgcgtgtggacggagcagcaacacagacgactcgactaacgtactgccacctgctggcataatgagacacagcaagaaaaaaatctggaaactaaaattcattttcacccttgactattgtatgacacgcacacatcaatgaaaactaaacacatttttgctataaattcagttaattttagttagttttgtgaacactcattacagttttagttagttttcctttttttgttttttacatttatttccgttaacgaaaatgttttttcacttctagttttcattatttcgttagttttcgttAACGATAATAACCTTGGAGTAAACGAATCGTTTCTCCCTCTAAAAAAACACTATGTCCAGATGAAGAGAATCAACTGTTTTTGGAATTGTTTCTGTTGTGAGAACAGACTTCagcaataaaatgtaaaaaccaaCATGACTATCCTTACATTTTACATTAGATTTTGTAATTTTGTCTACAATCTACCATATCATCTATCTACCATATTGTTATgaatatattcatatttttcctTGATTATTGCTTTGGTAATTGAATTTAATGGcctattattaaaatatttttttcaccgGTTACCTCACTGTTACCAAATTACCAAGCTGTAATGGGAAGTTCTTCCAAAAACTGTCTCattatcattttaaaataaaacatattttctatatttatttttccaggtTATTCAGTGTGACATAGAAAATTAAAGATACGATCTCTTCAGAGTACTTCAGGTAGAAATAATTCATAAGGAGCCAGAGGCAGTGAAAAGTAGATATAAATTTATTATGGACTATCACTTGACAATCAGAGAAAAGATGTTACAACAAGCATGTACCCAGGTCTATCGACTCTCCAAATAAGAAAGTTCTTACAGGTCAGCGCATGTAGGTTGTATAATTGTTGCATGCTGTTCATATGACGCAAGAGAATTTcaatttgtttagttttttttgtttttttaatttaaattccaGGTTTAGCAACACAAGCGTAGGTTTATGTGTTTAAAATCTATTTCTTATTTATTACACTTTTTAACACCAAAAAATGTAGTTTCATCtttgcatgattttttttttgcagtttttttctgGTCTTAGCAATATAATATAGCACTTTggaacaaaaatgcaaaaaagaagTGCAAAAGCTGAAGCTAAAATGGCAAAAATGTGAACCGCTACTGTATATTTTCCAGCTGTGCTCACATAGACTGGGATAAAAGTAATCCACACTGCAAAAAATATTAACATGCTGAAAGCAATGAACTTTGCCTCATTAAAATTATCAGGCAGGTTTCGAGCTAAAAAAGCCATTAGAAGGCACCCACAAGCCAGGATGCCAATGTATCCAAGAACAGACCAGAAGCCGACCTCTGAACCGGGGACACACTCCTTGATGATGGTAGCCCCGTGGTAATCTGTATTATTGTTGGCATGAGGTGGACTAGTGAGCAGCCAGATAAAACAGATTATTACCTGAAAGAATTCAAAAATAACAGGAGAATGGTCATTTTTAAGTGACACTATGAATCAATATTGATAGCGTCAAGATTTCTACCTGGACAGCTGTTCCTAAAAGCACACTGGCTCTCTGCTGGTTAGATCCAAACCATTTCATAACATTACTTCTTGGTAGTGTGGATCTAAACGCCATCAGAACCACTGCTGTCTTGGCGAGGAGGCATGATATGCAGAGGGCGAAACTGATCCCAAATGCTGGGTACCTAATACGGCAAAGCCAGTCTGAAGGCACACCAATAAACAGCAAGCCAACAAGGAAACAAATGGCAAGGAATGCCAAGAGGAGAAAACTCAGTTCCATATTGTTGGCCCGAACCAGTGGTGtgtctttaaatgaaatgaatatggtgatgatgaaaagggaaagacaggCTCCAAAAACAGATGCAACACATAATAGAATACCCATAAACTCATAGTAAGATAGATATTCAGTAGTCCTTGGTATACAGAGGTTCCTGGCTGTATTGGACCATGTGTCTGCTGAACAGTGTGAGCACTCCAAAGAATCTGGTGATGAACAGAGAACATAACTTTTACTTTATTGAAGCCAAATTTTAAATGCcaacataaaaatatatgtttggattaaaaataaagaaggaaaacaTACCAGTCTTATTACTAACTTCTCCCTCAGTACAGGGAACACAGTCATAACAGCAGATGGGTTCCCCCTTTCTCCTGACGACGCGAGTACCTGGtggacagctgctgctgcatacAGACTGGATAGCCTGACAGGGAGTTTAATCGCTCAGAAACTATAGagtcaaattttatttttatacacaaATCCAAAAGTAACTTGTTCTATATGAGAATAAATATGCATTATAGATTTACAAAGTAAACCCAAGTCAAGCTTACAGGTATTATGGAAAAAGCTGAATAATAAAGTTTTAATAAAACTTCAAGCAACGAATACAAGGGTACCAATTATAATTTTTATTATGAGTGCtatatgtttgggtttttttttttgagctatattatgtctttaaaaaaagaaaagatcagCATAGCCATGAATTAcattaaagtgaaataaagtgaaatgcTAACTTTGTAAATAATTTGTGGTGTTCACAAATGTATGTATATTACTATGGTATATGCATTCAACTGCAACTTATGGTCATTAATATGAGGTCAACATTAATAACTTCAATACATTCATTATTGTAAACATACAATGGTGAAAGTTTGTCACAGCCTACATTCTCAGCCCCTGGCTCTCTTTGAGTGTCCATACTGGTCTGCTGAGTATGCAGCGCTTCACTGCTTCAGCTATGCTCCTCTGGCCTGAAACCTGTCTGATTTGGCTCTTGTGGTCTCTGATTAGCACTCTACACTCTGGACTCTGCTCAATTCAGCTATGGCTTCTCTGTTGCTCAGCCAACAACCCACACATTTCTCCTCCTGTTCCGTCATGCACTCCCCAACTCTGACCCAACTCGAAAACCCATCCTTTTATCTAATAAAAGTCCCTGATATAGTTATCTGTCAATCAGATCTAGCTAGCCTGGGCTCATGTTATTGCAGCCTTCATATTTAAAtgtctgtaaataaaatatgctGCTAGGCAATTCAGCATTCAGGGTTGTTGTTTACATATTTCTATGGTGTCAAGTTCCAGATATAAGTGgtcataatttatttattttattatcccACGCATCCAGTAATAAATCAACTTGAAAAGTGACCAAATGCGAGAAGATGGGCTGTTAATTTAACAGAAtaatttgatttttaaattCCAGGGTTTCAAAACGACCCCTTGGTAATTCTAATGTTAACAACAAAATATGCTGCACACTAATAA containing:
- the LOC101465047 gene encoding extracellular calcium-sensing receptor-like; the encoded protein is MQHKEVSKSLQRVNFTNHFGAEVYFDENGDPPANYEIINWQLINGKVHHVTLGNLTFAANGDYKLSIEEEKIVWRTGKTFLLSQVPTSVCSNVCPVGTRKAQIQGKPICCFDCVPCAEGTIANSTGAADCTPCPKEYWSNERKDKCIPRTIEFLKYQEPMGIAVTFVSLLGASVSLATMVVFVHNKETPVMKASNFELSSLLLFSLFLCFLCPLTFLGKPTVWSCMLRHTTFGVTFALCISCVLGKTIVVVTAFKATFPGNKVAGKFGHAQQRIIVCSCTLIQVVICALWLTSNPPHPHKLFTSSNNMIVLECNTGSEFAFYAVLGYIGILAIICLILAFMARKLPDNFNEAKLITFSLLIFCAVWITFIPAYISSPGKFTVAVEIFAILSSAFGLLSSIFAPKCYIIFLKPEKNTKKHIMGKTIN
- the LOC143412523 gene encoding vomeronasal type-2 receptor 1-like, coding for MIGGIFPIFNKEIISTSAFDKEPPKVQCEGFDWRVFRWTQAVIFTIEEINNDPALLPNISLGYRILNSCDSPTNALRAALTLASGAEEVDVTSHCPPAVTAVIAEAGSTQSIAVAGIFGTFHVPVVSHFSTCACLSDRTKYPTFFRTIPSDYYLAKALAALVKHFGWQWIGAIQSDNDFGRNGILAFKEKVEKFGVCVAFVASVLRTAQRNP